One part of the Eubalaena glacialis isolate mEubGla1 chromosome 19, mEubGla1.1.hap2.+ XY, whole genome shotgun sequence genome encodes these proteins:
- the CHD3 gene encoding chromodomain-helicase-DNA-binding protein 3 isoform X9: MASPLRDEEEEEEEMVVSEEEEEEEEEGDEEEEEVEAADEDYEEDDDEGVLGRGPGHDRGRDRHSPPGCHLFPPPPPPPLPPPPPPPPPPPPDKDDIRLLPSALGVKKRKRGPKKQKENKPGKPRKRKKLDSEEEFGSERDEYREKSESGGSEYGTGPGRKRRRKHREKKEKKTKRRKKGEGDGGQKQVEQKSSATLLLTWGLEDVEHVFSEEDYHTLTNYKAFSQFMRPLIAKKNPKIPMSKMMTILGAKWREFSANNPFKGSAAAVAAAAAAAAAAVAEQVSAAVSSATPIAPSGPPALPPPPAADIQPPPIRRAKTKEGKGPGHKRRSKSPRVPDGRKKLRGKKMAPLKIKLGLLGGKRKKGGSYVFQSDEGPEPEAEESDLDSGSVHSASGRPDGPVRTKKLKRGRPGRKKKKVLGCPAVAGEEEVDGYETDHQDYCEVCQQGGEIILCDTCPRAYHLVCLDPELDRAPEGKWSCPHCEKEGVQWEAKEEEEDYEEEGEEEGEKEEEDDHMEYCRVCKDGGELLCCDACISSYHIHCLNPPLPDIPNGEWLCPRCTCPVLKGRVQKILHWRWGEPPVAVPAPQQADGNPDAPPARPLQGRSEREFFVKWVGLSYWHCSWAKELQLEIFHLVMYRNYQRKNDMDEPPPLDYGSGEDDGKSDKRKGKDPHYAEMEEKYYRFGIKPEWMTVHRIINHSVDKKGNYHYLVKWRDLPYDQSTWEEDEMNIPEYEDHKQSYWRHRELIMGEDPAQPRKYKKKKKELQGDGPPSSPTNDPTVKYETQPRFITATGGTLHMYQLEGLNWLRFSWAQGTDTILADEMGLGKTIQTIVFLYSLYKEGHTKGPFLVSAPLSTIINWEREFQMWAPKFYVVTYTGDKDSRAIIRENEFSFEDNAIKGGKKAFKMKREAQVKFHVLLTSYELITIDQAALGSIRWACLVVDEAHRLKNNQSKFFRVLNGYKIDHKLLLTGTPLQNNLEELFHLLNFLTPERFNNLEGFLEEFADISKEDQIKKLHDLLGPHMLRRLKADVFKNMPAKTELIVRVELSPMQKKYYKYILTRNFEALNSRGGGNQVSLLNIMMDLKKCCNHPYLFPVAAMESPKLPSGAYEGGALIKASGKLMLLQKMLRKLKEQGHRVLIFSQMTKMLDLLEDFLDYEGYKYERIDGGITGALRQEAIDRFNAPGAQQFCFLLSTRAGGLGINLATADTVIIFDSDWNPHNDIQAFSRAHRIGQANKVMIYRFVTRASVEERITQVAKRKMMLTHLVVRPGLGSKAGSMSKQELDDILKFGTEELFKDENEGENKEEDSSVIHYDNEAIARLLDRNQDATEDTDVQNMNEYLSSFKVAQYVVREEDKIEEIEREIIKQEENVDPDYWEKLLRHHYEQQQEDLARNLGKGKRVRKQVNYNDAAQEDQDNQSEYSVGSEEEDEDFDERPEGRRQSKRQLRNEKDKPLPPLLARVGGNIEVLGFNTRQRKAFLNAVMRWGMPPQDAFTTQWLVRDLRGKTEKEFKAYVSLFMRHLCEPGADGSETFADGVPREGLSRQQVLTRIGVMSLVKKKVQEFEHINGRWSMPELMPDPSADSKRSSRASSPTKTSPTTPEASAANSPCTSKPATPAPSEKGDGIRTPLEKDEAENQEEKPEKNSKIGEKMETEADTPSPAPSLGERLEPRKIPLEDEVPGVPGEMEPEPGYRGDREKSATESTPGERGEEKPMDGQENRERPEGETGDLGKRAEDVKGDRELRPGPPRDEPRSNGRREEKAEKPRFMFNIADGGFTELHTLWQNEERAAISSGKLNEIWHRRHDYWLLAGIVLHGYARWQDIQNDAQFAIINEPFKTEANKGNFLEMKNKFLARRFKLLEQALVIEEQLRRAAYLNLSQEPAHPAMALHARFAEAECLAESHQHLSKESLAGNKPANAVLHKVWDVLTTPRPHVFRCPPSPISLFSIFPFLFFFLSVCPLW; this comes from the exons ATGGCTTCCCCTCTGagggacgaggaggaggaggaggaggagatggtggtgtcggaggaggaagaagaggaggaagaagagggcgacgaggaggaggaggaggtggaggcggCCGACGAGGACTACGAGGAGGACGACGACGAGGGAGTACTCGGGCGCGGGCCGGGCCACGACCGGGGCCGCGACCGCCACAGCCCCCCCGGCTGCCACCTcttcccgccgccgccgccgccgccgctgcccccgccgccgccgccgccgccgcccccgccgccag atAAGGATGACATTCGGCTGCTGCCTTCAGCACTGGgtgtgaagaagagaaaaagaggaccCAAGAAGCAGAAGGAGAACAAGCCAGGAAAACCCCGAAAACGCAAGAAGCTT GACAGCGAGGAGGAATTTGGCTCTGAGCGAGATGAGTACCGGGAGAAGTCAGAGAGTGGAGGCAGTGAATATGGAACTGGACCAGGTCGGAAGCGGAGACGgaagcacagagaaaaaaaggagaagaagacgAAGCGGCGGAAAaaaggggagggagatggggggcAAAAG CAGGTGGAACAGAAGTCGTCGGCAACTCTGCTTCTGACGTGGGGCCTGGAGGACGTGGAGCATGTGTTCTCTGAGGAGGATTACCACACGCTCACCAACTACAAAGCCTTCAGCCAGTTCATGAG GCCCCTGATCGCTAAGAAGAATCCTAAGATCCCAATGTCTAAGATGATGACCATCCTTGGGGCCAAGTGGAGAGAGTTCAGCGCCAACAACCCCTTCAAGGGGTCGGCAGCTGCTGtggcggcagcggcggcagcagcggccgCAGCTGTAGCTGAGCAGGTGTCAGCTGCTGTCTCATCGGCCACCCCCATAGCACCTTCTGGACCCCCCGCCCTTCCACCACCCCCTGCTGCTGAtatccagcccccacccatccgaAGAGCCAAAACCAAAGAGGGCAAAG GTCCAGGCCACAAGAGGCGGAGTAAGAGTCCCCGAGTGCCTGATGGACGCAAGAAGCTTCGGGGAAAGAAGATGGCACCACTCAAGATCAAACTAGGGCTGCTGGGTGgcaagaggaagaagggaggctCG TATGTTTTCCAGAGTGACGAGGGCCCTGAACCAGAGGCTGAGGAGTCAGACCTGGACAGTGGCAGTGTCCACAGTGCCTCAGGCCGCCCTGATGGCCCTGTCCGCACCAAGAAACTAAAGAGAGGCCggccaggaaggaagaagaagaagg TCCTGGGCTGTCCTGCAGTGGCCGGGGAGGAGGAGGTTGATGGCTACGAGACGGATCACCAGGATTACTGTGAGGTGTGCCAGCAGGGTGGGGAAATTATTCTGTGTGACACCTGCCCTCGTGCCTACCACCTCGTCTGCCTTGATCCTGAGCTTGACCGGGCTCCTGAGGGCAAATGGAGCTGCCCCCACTGT GAGAAGGAGGGGGTACAGTGGGAggccaaggaggaggaggaagactatgaagaggagggggaagaggagggggagaaggaggaagaggacgaCCACATGGAGTACTGCCGTGTGTGCAAGGATGGCGGGGAGCTCCTGTGCTGTGACGCCTGCATCTCCTCCTACCACATTCACTGTCTGAACCCCCCGCTGCCTGACATCCCCAACGGCGAATGGCTGTGTCCCCGATGCACA TGTCCCGTGCTGAAAGGCCGTGTGCAGAAGATCCTGCACTGGCGGTGGGGGGAGCCCCCCGTGGCAGTGCCAGCCCCCCAACAGGCAGACGGGAATCCAGATGCCCCACCCGCACGTCCTCTTCAAGGCAGATCGGAGAGAGAGTTCTTTGTCAAGTGGGTAGGACTGTCCTACTGGCACTGCTCCTGGGCCAAGGAGCTTCAG CTGGAAATTTTCCACTTGGTAATGTACCGAAACTACCAACGGAAGAATGACATGGACGAGCCCCCACCCCTGGACTACGGCTCTGGTGAGGATGATGGGAAGAGTGACAAACGCAAGGGGAAGGACCCGCACTATGCCGAGATGGAGGAGAAGTACTACCGTTTTGGCATCAAGCCAGAGTGGATGACCGTCCACCGGATCATCAACCACAG TGTGGATAAGAAGGGAAATTACCACTATCTAGTGAAATGGAGGGACTTGCCATATGACCAGTCCACGTGGGAGGAAGATGAAATGAACATCCCTGAATATGAAGACCATAAACAAAGCTACTGGAGACACCG AGAACTAATTATGGGGGAGGACCCCGCCCAGCCCCGCAagtataagaagaagaagaaggagctgCAGGGCGATGGGCCTCCCAGCTCGCCTACTAATGAT CCTACAGTGAAATACGAGACTCAGCCACGGTTCATCACAGCCACTGGAGGCACACTGCACATGTATCAGCTGGAGGGGTTGAACTGGCTACGCTTCTCGTGGGCCCAGGGCACTGACACCATTCTGGCTGATGAGATGGGACTGGGCAAGACCATACAAACCATCGTCTTCCTCTACTCACTGTATAAGGAG GGCCACACAAAGGGTCCCTTCCTGGTGAGCGCCCCGCTCTCCACCATCATTAACTGGGAGCGGGAGTTCCAGATGTGGGCACCCAAGTTCTATGTGGTGACATACACGGGTGACAAGGACAGCCGAGCCATCATTCGTGAGAATGAGTTTTCCTTTGAAGACAATGCCATCAAAGGTGGCAAGAAAGCTTTTAAGATGAAG AGGGAGGCGCAGGTGAAGTTCCATGTTCTCCTGACATCATATGAGCTGATCACCATTGATCAGGCAGCTCTTGGCTCCATCCGCTGGGCCTGTCTTGTGGTGGATGAGGCCCATCGGCTCAAGAACAACCAGTCCAAG TTTTTCAGGGTCCTCAATGGCTACAAGATAGATCATAAGTTGCTGCTGACAGGGACTCCATTGCAGAATAATCTGGAGGAGCTCTTCCATCTGCTGAACTTCCTCACCCCAGAGAGGTTTAA CAatctggaaggcttcctggaggagtttGCCGACATATCCAAAGAAGACCAGATTAAGAAACTTCATGATTTGCTGGGGCCACATATGCTGAGGAGGCTCAAGGCTGACGTCTTTAAGAATATGCCGGCCAAGACAGAGCTCATCGTCCGCGTGGAGCTGAGCCCCATGCAGAA GAAATACTACAAGTATATCCTGACCCGAAATTTTGAGGCCTTGAATTCACGAGGAGGTGGGAACCAAGTGTCGTTGCTTAACATCATGATGGATCTTAAGAAGTGCTGCAACCATCCATACCTCTTTCCTGTGGCTGCTATG GAGTCCCCCAAACTTCCCAGTGGGGCATATGAGGGTGGGGCACTTATTAAGGCGTCTGGGAAGCTCATGCTGCTGCAGAAGATGCTGCGGAAGCTGAAGGAGCAAGGACACAGAGTGCTCATCTTCTCGCAG ATGACCAAAATGTTAGACTTGCTAGAGGACTTCTTAGACTACGAAGGCTACAAGTATGAGCGCATTGACGGCGGCATCACTGGTGCCCTGAGGCAGGAGGCCATCGATCGCTTCAATG CTCCGGGGGCCCAACAATTCTGCTTCCTCCTGTCCACCCGGGCTGGAGGCCTGGGCATCAATCTGGCCACTGCCGACACTGTCATCATCTTTGATTCAGACTGGAACCCCCATAATGATATCCAG GCCTTCAGCCGTGCTCATCGGATCGGCCAGGCCAACAAAGTGATGATTTACCGGTTTGTGACTCGCGCATCAGTGGAAGAGCGAATCACACAGGTGGCCAAGAGAAAGATGATGCTGACACATCTGGTGGTGCGGCCTGGGCTGGGCTCCAAGGCGGGCTCCATGTCCAAGCAGGAGCTGGATGACATCCTCAAATTTGGCACCGAGGAGCTATTTAAGGATGAAAATGAGG GGGAGAACAAGGAGGAGGACAGCAGTGTGATTCACTATGACAACGAGGCCATCGCTCGGCTCTTGGACCGGAACCAGGATGCAACTGAGGACACTGATGTGCAGAACATGAACGAGTATCTCAGCTCCTTCAAGGTGGCCCAGTACGTGGTGAGGGAAGAAGACAAG ATTGAGGAAATTGAACGAGAGATCATCAAGCAGGAGGAGAACGTGGATCCTGACTACTGGGAGAAGCTGCTGAGACACCACTATGAGCAGCAGCAGGAAGACCTGGCCCGAAACCTCGGCAAAGGCAAGAGGGTCCGCAAGCAGGTTAACTACAACGATGCTGCTCAGGAGGACCAAG ATAACCAGTCAGAATACTCAGTGGGATcagaggaggaggatgaagactTTGATGAGCGTCCTGAAG GGCGTCGACAGTCCAAGAGGCAGCTCCGGAACGAAAAGGATAAGCCACTGCCTCCACTGCTGGCTCGAGTTGGGGGCAACATTGAG GTGTTGGGATTCAACACCCGTCAGCGGAAGGCCTTCCTCAATGCTGTGATGCGCTGGGGCATGCCACCACAGGACGCCTTCACCACCCAGTGGCTGGTGCGGGACCTCAGGGGCAAGACTGAAAAAGAGTTCAA GGCCTATGTGTCTTTGTTCATGCGCCATCTCTGTGAGCCCGGGGCAGACGGCTCTGAAACCTTTGCTGACGGGGTCCCTCGGGAGGGACTGAGTCGCCAGCAAGTGTTGACCCGCATTGGAGTCATGTCTCTCGTCAAGAAGAAG GTTCAGGAGTTTGAGCACATCAATGGGCGCTGGTCTATGCCGGAGCTGATGCCTGACCCCAGTGCTGACTCCAAGCGCTCCTCCAGAGCCTCCTCTCCTACCAAGACGTCTCCCACCACTCCTGAGGCTTCTGCTGCAAACAGTCCTTGCACCTCAAAACCTG CTACTCCAGCTCCCAGTGAGAAAGGAGATGGCATAAGGACACCTCTGGAGAAGGATGAAGCAGAAAACCAGGAGGAGAAGCCAGAGAAGAATAGCAAAATTGGGGAGAAGATGGAAACAGAG GCTGatacccccagcccagccccatcaCTTGGGGAGCGGCTGGAGCCAAGGAAGATTCCTCTAGAGGATGAGGTGCCAGGGGTACCTGGAGAGATGGAGCCTGAACCTGGGTACCGTGGGGACAGAGAGAAGTCAG CCACAGAGTCGACGCCaggagagaggggggaggagaagccgATGGATGGACAGGAAAACAGGGAGAGGCCGGAGGGGGAGACGGGGGATTTGGGCAAGAGAG CAGAAGATGTAAAAGGGGACCGGGAGCTTCGACCTGGGCCTCCTCGAGACGAGCCGCGGTCCAACGGGCGACGTGAGGAGAAGGCAGAGAAGCCGCGGTTCATGTTCAATATTGCAgatggtggcttcacag AGCTCCACACGCTGTGGCAGAATGAGGAACGGGCAGCTATTTCCTCGGGGAAACTCAATGAGATCTGGCACCGAAGACATGACTATTGGCTTCTGGCTGGGATTGTCCT CCATGGCTACGCACGGTGGCAGGACATCCAGAATGATGCTCAGTTTGCCATTATCAACGAGCCATTTAAAACTGAAGCCAATAAGGGGAACTTTCTGGAGATGAAAAATAAGTTCCTGGCCCGGAGATTCAAG CTCCTGGAGCAGGCGCTGGTGATTGAGGAGCAGCTGCGGCGGGCGGCCTACCTGAACCTATCACAGGAGCCGGCGCACCCCGCCATGGCCCTCCACGCCCGCTTCGCCGAGGCCGAGTGCCTGGCCGAGAGCCACCAGCACCTCTCCAAGGAGTCGTTGGCGGGGAACAAGCCGGCCAACGCCGTGCTGCACAAGG